GTTCCGGAATTCCTTCTTTGGTATGAGCGGAAACCGGTACGAAAATAGTACTTCCACCCCAGTCTTCCGGGATCAGTTCATATTCTGCCAGTTCCTGTTTTACACGATCCACATTTGCACTTGGCTTATCGATCTTGTTGATCGCCACTACGATCTCGATTCCGGCTGCTTTCGCATGGTTGATAGCCTCTACAGTCTGTGGCATAACACCATCATCTGCTGCAACTACCAGAATCGCAATATCTGTGGAATTTGCACCACGCATACGCATGGAGGTAAATGCCTCATGTCCCGGAGTATCCAAAAATGTGATCTTTTCTCCGTTGACCGTTACCACACTTGCACCGATATGCTGGGTGATTCCACCGGCCTCACGGTCTGTTACGTTGGTATCACGGATTGCATCCAGAAGGGATGTTTTACCATGGTCAACGTGTCCCATTACGCAGACTACCGGCGGACGTTTTACCATCTTGCTTTCGTCCTCTTCGTCCTCTTTCAGAAGTTCCTCGATTACATCAACGACTTCTTCTTTCTCGCAAAGTACATCAAATTCCATTGCGATCTCTTCTGCGGTATCATAATCCACTTCCTGATTTACCGTTACCATCTTACCCTGCATAAACAGTTTTTTCACGATCACGGACGGAACGACTTTCATCTTGTCTGCCAGTTCCTGAATCGTCAGAGATTCCGGAATTACGATCTGTTTGATAGTCTCTTCTTTCTTTTTCTCCTGTTTCTGCGGTTTCTTAATCTCTGCCTGGTTCTTCTGATTCTTGCCTTTCCGGCTCTTTCCTACAAAATCATCATCCAGACGTTCCTGTTTCTTGTGATCTTTTTCTTTATCCTTTGTCTTGTTACGACTCGGCTTCTGTTCCGGTACAACCGGTGCAGGAATGGAAGATCTTTCATCTCTTCTGCGGTTGTCTCTGTTTCTGTTATCCCGGTTGTCGCGATTGTCTCTTCTGTTGTCTCTGCGGTCATCGGATCTGCCACCCTGATTGCCCTGGAACCGGTTATTTCTGTTGTCTCCGTTTGGACGACGGTCATTGTGACCACCACCTTGTCCGTTTCGGTTTCCATTGTTATTGTTATTAAATGGTCTGGAATTTCTCTGACCGGATGCCGATCGCTGTCCCTGCTGGTTCTGACCGCCCTGATTCTGGTTCTGATTGGCTGTCTGGCGCTGTCCCTGATTCTGACTGCCCTGATTTGCTGCCGGGCGCTGTCCCTGGTTCTGACTACCCTGATTTGCTGCCGGACGCTGTCCCTGATTCTGACCCTGATTTCCTGTCGGACGCTGTCCCTGCTGATTCTGACCCGGACGCTGTGCTCTCTGTCCGTTTGGTCTGCCGCCCTGTCTGGAGCCGTTCTTCAAATTCTGTGGCCGGAAGACCTGCACAATATTTTTCTTCTTCGGTGCTTCCTGCTTTTCTTCTGCTTTTGTCTCCTGATTTGCTGCCGGATGTTTCTTTCCGTAAGCACTGCGGATGGATGCAACCACATCATCCTCCAGTGTACTCATATGACTCTTCACATCGACTTCTTTCTTTTTCAAAACGTCCATCAGGACTTTATTTTCCATGCCAAGCTCTTTGGCCAGCTCATGTACTCTGATTTTTGTCATATTGCAACTACCTCCTTTATGCAATCGTGTTTCTGTCTGTTGAAGTTTCCATTTCCTGAATGTTTTTCAGAATTCCTTTTGCGAACCCCTCATCCAGTACCGCCAGTGATGCGCGGAACTGTTTTCCCATCGCATGTCCCAGGCTCTCTTTATCACTGTAAAAACAGATCGGGACTTTATGATACTCACACATATTCCGAAAATTTTTCTTTGTATTTTCTGATGCATCTCCTGCCACGATCACAAGATATGCGCGTCTTGCCTTTGCTTCCCGCTCCGTCATAAATTCTCCGCTCACAGTCTTTCCTGCTTTCGTGGCCAGACCGATCAGGGAGAGTGCCTTATCTTGTCTCAATCGTCTGCATCTCCTCTTTTAATTCATCATATACCTCAGACGGAATCGCCTGTTTGAAGGAACGCTCCAGCCCCTTGCTCTTTATCGCACGCTCCAGACATTCCCCGGACGGGCACAGATATGCACCCCGGCCGTTCTTCTTGCCGGATGCATCCAGTACAAATTCCTCCTCCGGTGTCTTCAGAACCCGGATCATTTCTTTTTTATTTTTCATTTCTCCGCATCCTACGCATTTACGCATGGGAACTTTTTTCTTTACGCTCAAGTGCCTTCACCTCATTTGATTCCTGACTGTTATTCTTATTCTTCTACTTCCTGAAACTCGACTGCATCCTGGGATACTTCTTCGTCTGTATAATTCTCAGCCGGATACTCTTCCTCATATCCATCCTCGTATCCTTCTTCCATCATCTGCATCTGTTCCATATAATCTTCCGGCAGTTCTCCGGATTCGATTGCCTGTGTCTCACTCTTGATATCGATCTTGTATCCGGTCAGACGGGCTGCAAGTCTTGCATTCTGTCCTTCTTTTCCGATTGCCAGAGATAACTGATAATCCGGAACGATCACGCTTGCCATCTTCTCATCCGGATCCGCCATAACAGAAATGACCTTGGCCGGACTCAGAGCATTTTCAATCAGAAGTGCCGGGTTGTCACTCCAGTTGATAATGTCGATCTTCTCGCCTCTTAACTCATCTACGATCGCATTGACACGTGCTCCGTTTAATCCTACACATGCTCCTACCGGATCTACATTCTCATCATTGGATGCCACAGCGATCTTGGTTCTGGATCCTGCTTCTCTTGCAATGCTCTTGATCTCAACGATTCCTTCTTTTACTTCCGTCACCTCAGCCTCAAAGAGACGCTTTACAAGCTCCGGATGGGTACGGGATACCAGGATCTTCGGTCCCTTCGGTGTGTTCTTCACTTCTACCACATAAAGCTTGATACGCTCGGTCGGTTTGAAATGCTCGGTCTTTACCTGTTCCTGCTCTGTCAGCATTGCATCGGCTCTTCCCAGATTGATGCTGATATTTTTGCCAACATAACGCTGTACAATACCTGTTACGATATCTTTCTCTTTTTCAAAATACTGATCGTAAACGACTTTCCGTTCTTCTTCGCGGATCTTCTGTAAGATCAGGTTCTTTGCGTTCTGTGTTGCGATTCGTCCGAAAGATTTGGACTCTACCGGGATCTGTGCGATGTCTCCCATCTCCAGCTTCGGATCGATCTCCTTTGCATCTTCCAGGCTGATCTCGATTGCCGGATCAAATACTTCTTCTACGACTTCCTTTTCCGCAATTACGGAATAATCACAGGTCTCACGGTTCATCGTAATCTTGATATTATCCGATGTTCCGAAATGATTCTTACATGCACTGATCAGTGAATTTTCGATTGCATCCAGCATCGTGTCCTTGCTGATGTTCTTTTCTTCTTCCAGGACTTTCAATGCTTCCATTAATTCTGTGTTCATTTTTACCCTTCCTCCTTATAATCAGAAATCAAACGCCAGTCGAATCAAAGCGATTTCTTTTTTCTCAAATGTCTGTTTTTCTCCGTCTTCATACGCGATCGTCACCGTATCTTTATCATATCCATCCAGGATTCCGATAAACTCTTTCTGGTGATCGATGGCACGATAGGTACGGACTTCCACTTCTTCCCCAAGACTTCTCTTAAAATCTTTCTCTTTTTTCAGAGGTCTTCCGAGTCCCGGAGAACTTACCTCAAATATATAGCTGTCTTCAATATAATCTTTCTCATCCAGAATATCGGAAAATTCCCGGCTGACAGCCTCGCAGTCGTCTACCGTGATTCCGCCTGGCTTATCAATATAAGCCCGCAAATACCACTGACCGCCTTCTTTTACATACTCAACGTCTACCAATTCAAACCCCAGACGTGTGATGATCGGTTCCAGTAATGTTTCTGTCTTTTGCTCGTATTCTTCTCTTCTCGCCAAAGCACTTCTTCCTTTCTCCATCTGTCCGGCTGCTACCGACTAAAAAAACTGCACTGGATCTTTTGTCCTATGCCTGGCAACTGAAAAAGTTCACGGAACCTTTTCGTTGTATGACTGGTAACACCAAAGAAGAGTGGACCAAATGTCCACTCTTCTGCCGGGTTCTTATGTAACTGTTGTAAGTATAGCACTCTTTTTCAGATCATGCAAGCCTTTTGGCCAATTTCATGCCTGTTTTCGCACAATTTCATTATATTTCACACAAACCCTCTCTGTATAACACACTATACAGCAACTTGCACGCTTTCGATTCCTTAACGGCTCTTTGTGCCAACGCCATCCCGTTTTGCCTGCTTCAGACGGTTCAAAGTCACTTCCCGTTCTCCCACTTTTACTTTCGTCTCTGTTCCTTCCGTAAACAGATACACTTCTTCCAGTTCATCTTTTTTCTGGAGACGGATTCCACGGACTCCCACGGCTCCTTTTTTCTTCTGCGGAATATCATCCGCTGCAAACCGAAGGAAATATCCTCCCTTTGTCCGAAGTACCGCCTGCTGTCCTTCTGTTACCAGCCAGACACCGATCAGCGCATCCTCGTCCTGAAGTTTCGTTGCCACAATGGTTCGTTTGGATACCAGGAACTCGCTTCCCTCTACTTTCTTGATCATTCCCTGTCTGGTAGCAAATAACAGTTTTGCATACCGAAGCTGTTCTCCGTCACAGATATAGACGATCTGTTCTTCGGTACTGTCATAATTGCTCACATTGTCAATCGGGGTTCCCTTGTCCCGGAATCTTCCGTAAGGCAGATCCAGTACTTTGACCTGATGCATCTTTCCGGTATCTGTAAACATACAGATCTTCCCGGTATTCAGACAATGTACAATGTATTTGTTTTCCTGATCGGCCGCCTCTTTGTTCCGTTCATACACAGACGGATCCACCGTTCTTGCATACCCGAACCGATCCATCAGGAAGACCACTTCCTGTTCTTCGATCTTCTTTTCTTCAAAGACGGCTTCCTCTGCATTTTCAACCTTTGTGCGACGTTTTCTTCCATAATTTTTCTTGATCTCATCCAGTTCGGACATGATCAACTCCGCCATGGAATCGTAGTTGTTCAGAAGATCTTCATATCTTGCGATATTTTTCAGCGTCTGTTCGTGTTCTCTCTCCAGAGCCTCGATTTCCAAACCGATCAGTCGGTACAGACGCATCTCCAGAATGGCAGTTGCCTGTCGCTCTGTAAAGCGCAGCATGGCTGCCATCTTTTTGGAGATCTTGGATTTGAACTGGATGTTCTCCGTCTCTCCCCGGATCAGGCAGGCCTTTGCATCTTTTACATTTTTACTTCCACGCAGGATCTCGATGATCAGATCGATCACGTTGCAGGCCTTAATCAGCCCTTCCTGCACTTCCTTCTTTTCCTGCTCTTTTGCAAGAAGTGTCCGGTACTTTCTGGTAGAAAGTTCAAACTGAAAATCCACATGATGTTCGATGATCTGTTTCAGACTTAATGTCTCCGGTCTGCCATTTGCCACTGCCAGCATATTGACACCGAAAGTATCTTCCAGTCTGGTCTTCTTATAGAGCATATTTTCCAGATTCTCAACGTCCGCACCCTTTTTCAGCTCCAGCACGATCCTGATTCCCTCTTTGGAGGACTGGTTGGAAATGTCCGTGATATCAGAAGTCAGCTTTGTCTCCACCAGATGATATACATCGTTTAGGAATTTGCCGATTCCGCTTCCGATCATGGTATAAGGGATCTCAGAAATCACCAGTTGTTTCTTTCCGCCTTTTAATTCCTCGACCTCTACTTTTCCGCGAAGTTTGATCTTGCCCTGCCCGTTTTCATAGATATGGGCCAGATCATCCTTGTTGACTACAATTCCTCCCGTTGGGAAATCCGGTCCTTTAATATACTTCATCAATCCTTTTGTAGTAATCTCGTTGTCCATCATATAGGCTTTGACCGCATCCACCACTTCTCCCAGATTATGGGTAGGGATGCTGGTTGCCATACCAACCGCAATTCCTTCTGCGCCATTTACCAGCAGATTCGGAATCCGAACCGGCAAAACCAGAGGTTCTTTTTCTGTCTCATCAAAGTTTGGCCCGAAATCCACCACATTTTTATCCAGATCTGCCAGATACACTTCCTGAGTCAGTTTCGCAAGCCGTGCTTCCGTATAACGCATGGCAGCGGCTCCGTCTCCTTCGATGGAGCCGAAATTTCCGTGGCCATCCACCAGCACCATACCTTTTTTAAAGTCCTGCGCCATCACCACCAGAGCTTCATAAATGGAACTGTCCCCGTGCGGATGATATTTACCCATGGTATCTCCCACGATACGGGCGCATTTTCGATAAGGTCTGTCATAACGGATTCCAAGCTCATGCATATCGTAAAGGGTTCTTCTCTGCACCGGCTTCAGCCCGTCCCTCACATCCGGCAGGGCACGGGCAATGATTACGCTCATCGCATAATCGATATATGATTTTTTCATTACATCCGAATATTCTGTTCGGATGATCTGTGATTCACTCATCGGTTTTCTCCTTTAACATCAGATATCCAGCTCTGCTTCTGTGGCATTCTTATATATGAAAGAACGTCTCGGCGGAACTTCGGTTCCCATCAGCATTTCCGTCACACTGGAGGCCATTCTCGCATCCTCGATCTCTACCAGCTTCAACATCCGGTGCTCCGGATCCAGCGTTGTCTCCCAGAGCTGCTGCGCGTCCATCTCACCCAGACCTTTGTAACGCTGCAGCGTAAACGGACCGGTATGTTTTTTTCGGTAATGTTCCAGAGCCTTATCATCATACAGATACTCTTCTTCCCCATTCTTCGGCATCGCTTTATAAAGCGGCGGCATGGCGATATAGACATGTCCTTCATAGATCAGTTCCGGCATAAACCGGTAGAACAATGTTAACAAAAGGGTGGAGATATGGGCTCCGTCCACATCCGCATCCGCCATAATAATAATCTTGTCATACCGCAGTTTTGTGATATCAAAATCGTTGCCGTATCCTTCGGAAAATCCACAGCCAAATGCATTGATCATGGTCTTGATCTCCGCATTTGCAAGGACTTTGTCAATGCTCGCCTTCTCCACATTCAGAATCTTTCCGCGAATCGGAAGGATTGCCTGATATTTTCGGTTTCTGGCTGTCTTCGCAGATCCGCCCGCAGAATCTCCCTCCACGATAAAAATCTCACATTTGGAAGCATCTCTGCTCTCACAGTTTGCCAGCTTTCCGTTACTGTCAAAGGAATATTTCTGTTTGGTCAGCAGATTGGTCTTTGCCTTCTCTTCCGTCTTTCGGATTTTTGCTGCCTTTTCCGCACAGGACAGGATCTTTTTCAGAGTTTCCAGGTTTCTGTCAAAATACAGAACCATCTCATCCCCCGTCACCTTTCCGGTGGCCTTGGATGCATCCGGGTTGTCCAGCTTCGTCTTGGTCTGTCCCTCAAATCTCGGATCCGGATGTTTGATGGAGACGATCGCCGTCATTCCGTTTCGGATATCCGCTCCGGTAAAATTGGCATCCTTCTCTTTCAGCACCCCGATCTCACGGGCATACTGGTTCATCACCGTCGTAAAGGTCGTCTTAAATCCGGTCAGATGGGTTCCGCCTTCCGCATTATAAATGTTATTACAGAAGCCCAGTACATTTTCATGGAATTCATTGACATACTGCAACGCGATCTCCACTTCAATCCCCTCTGCCGTTCCTTTAAAATAAATGGGATCGTGGATCGCTTCTTTCTTTTCATTTAATTCCCGGATAAATCCAAGGATTCCGTCCGGTTCATGATAGGTTACTTTTTCCTGGCTGTCCGGTCTTTTATCCTCGAACACGATCGTCAGAGACGGGTTTAAGTACGCCGTCTCATGCATCCTGCTTTTGATCTCTTCTGCGCGGAACTTCGTCTTCTCGAAGATCGTATCATCCGGCAGGAAGTTCACCTTCGTTCCGGTCTTTCTGGTCTTGCCAACCACTGGCAGCAGGCCGTTTTCCAGTTCGATCACCGGATGTCCCTGTTCGTACCGGTCATGATGGATTGCTCCTTCCCGGCTGATCCACACATCCATATGGGTGGACAGTGCGTTTACAACAGAAGAACCGACTCCGTGAAGACCTCCGCTGGTCTTATAAGCCGAATCGTCAAATTTACCGCCGGCATGCAGCGTCGTATATACAATTCGTGCTGCCGAAACTCCTTTTGCGTGCATTCCCACCGGAACACCACGTCCGTTATCTTCCACAGTCGCAGACCCGTCCGCCTCCAGTGTCACATGGATCTCCGTACAGAATCCGGCGAGATGCTCATCCACCGCATTATCTACGATCTCGTAAACCAGATGATTCAATCCCTTCGTAGACACACTTCCGATATACATTCCCGGACGCTTTCGTACCGCTTCCAGTCCTTCCAGGATCGAAATACTGTCTGCATCGTATGTATTTTTCTTTGCCATCTTATACTTTCCTTCCTGATTTTATGCAAATGCATACTCCTGTTTGCTATCTTAGCACAAAATCTTGGGTCAGTTCAACTAGATTTTCACTCTATCACTACACCATATAGAACATCCGCCAGGATTTCCATGGAATTTTTCATCTCTCCCACCGTATTCGTCTGCGCCCCGGCCTCGATCAGAAGAGATTTCGGAAGCATATGCAGACTGTACCGGTATCCCTTCAGATAAATATGTCTGGCATAACCCGGATACCTGGTCTCACAGGCCAGTTGCATCTGAAAGGAAAACGACAGATTCTCCTGAATATATGGGTTTGCCAGATACGCGATGTCCCCATTGGTCCGGGTTCTGCTCAGCCCGTTAAAAAACATGATCTTTGCCGTCGGCTTTCCGGCGATCTCCGTAACCAGATGGGTCGTATCCGCCACACCATCCCGATGCAGATCGATTGCGACCTGGATTGACGGATTTTCTTTCAAAATCTTCCGAACCTGCGGCTCCACCAGTTCGTATGCGTTACTACGATCCAGTTTTCCGTCCACCAGATCATAAACGCCGGTATGATGCAGCGTCTCGATTCCTTTTTGGTTCAGAAGCTCTGTCAGATACTCTCCGATCCCTACGATCGACGTGTTCGGATCCCCCGGCACAGAATCCGCAAAGGTCTCCTGGGAATGGGTGTGAAAGATCAGGATCTTTGGGCCTTGTACACTTCTGTCAATTTTCGAACTCCGACTCATCAGGTCTTGAATATTCAACTGCTCCGGACCGATCATCGTAATGCTGTCCACTGTATAAAACCGGTTCAGAAGATATTCAAAATCCTGCAATTTCTCCATGGAAAATCCCCCGTCTGTCGGAGCGTTTTCCCCGGAACTTTGCGTCGGATCTGCCTCCCGTTTTTCTTCTGCTTCCGCAAAAGTCTCATCCTCTGCCTGTTCTTTTAAAATCCTCGCAATCGTCTGCGGATCCTCTACTTCTCCGGCATAAGCCTGTTTTTCCGATGTAAATGCCAGATATGGCAGCAGACGGATTGCCTGCTCCAGCAACCAGTCCTCTCCGCTTTTTTCGTTTTCTTCTTTCAGATAAGAAAAGCCCGGAAGATAAAGTCTTTCCGCCAGACCTAATAATTTTTCCTGTAAAAACAAATTGCCCAGCCACAGAATGAAAAAAATACAGACGGGCACCATAAACCTTCCTTTTCTCATATCATACTTTATGTCCCAGCCTTCCCGGTTATGAACTTAAACCTTCATTTTTTTCATTCCTGTCACCTGCAAATAACAGGTTCAGTCCTTCTGAAATCGTAAATCCGATCTGCACCACCATTTCATCCACATCTTTCGGCGTCATATACATTCCGTTCAAATGAGGAGAAATCAGTTCTTTCACCAGTTCATATTTTTCTGTCCCGTTATAGGATCGCAGCACTTCTCCCACCCCTTTCAGACTGTCGGATGTTTCCAGCGCGCGGATCAGATTTTCCATGGTATCATTGACGATCGTGGCTGCATCCACCACCGTAGGAACCCCGATTGCGATCACCGGAACCCCCAGGCTTTCTCTGGTAAGTCCGTTTCTGTGGTTTCCCACACCGGAGCCAGGATGAATCCCCGTGTCTGCGATCTGGATCGTCCGATTTAATCTTTTACTGTTTCTCGCTGCCAATGCATCCACCGCGATCACCAGATCCGGATGAGTCTGCTCCACGATTCCTCTCACGATCTCCACCGTTTCCATACCGGTTTTTCCCATCACGCCCGGCGTGATCGCACTGACCAGATTCATCACATCCATTCCCATCGCATATTTCCCATATTCTTTGACTACATGCCGGTTTACACAGACCTGATCTGCCACGTTTGGCCCCAGAGCATCCGGTGTTACATCCCGGTTGCCAAGTCCTACGATCAGCACCGAGCAGTCTTCCTTTTCACGAAACCCCAGCTTTTCCATCAATTCCTTCACATGACCTGCCAGTCTGACAGATACCTCCCTGTGGTAGGATTCATCCGGCACTACCAGATTTGGCGCCTCCAGCGTAATATACGTCCCCACCGGTTTTCCCATGGTTCTGGCACCTTTTTCCGTCTGGATGATCACCCGGGTCATTTGGATTTCCCGCTCCGCATCATAGTCCTCTTCCAGAATCACACCTTTCACTTCCACATCATCTGACTCGAACTTTTCCTTTTCCTCCAATGCCAGATCGGTACGTACTTCATATCTGTCCAACATCTTTGCTCTCCTTCATCCTGTTATTTTTCTCTGAATTTGTTGCCTTACTTCTCGCCTTGCCCATCAGCATTTCGGCTGTCTTTCCTTTTATCGCCTAGTTTTTCCAATTATTTCAGAAATATGTATTGACAAGGTTGTACCCTTATCATAAAATAAATGAGTATGTTCCGTTAGAACGTCCGTGTCCGAGTCTAACGGTTCCAACATTATCAAGTAATTTATCAATCACATTTTGGAGGTGTACAGATTGGCTAATATTAAATCTGCAAAGAAAAGAATTCTCGTTACAGAGACAAAGACTGCCAGAAACAAAGCAATCAAATCTAAAGTTAAAACAATGGTAAAGAAGGTAGAAGCTGCTGTTGAAGCAAAAGACGTTGCTGCTGCTCAGGACGCACTGAAAGCTGCAATTTCCGAGATCAACAAAGCTGGAACAAAGGGTGTTTACCACAAGAAGACATGTTCCAGAAAAATCGCTCGTCTTTCCAAGGCTGTATCTGCAATCGCTTAATTTACAGAGCATTTTATATTGAATTTACAAGAAGAACATCCATACCGTCAGTGGATGTTCTTTTTTTATGCAACCTTTTGTGGCAGGGTAACAGTTTTCATCAACACATTTCTTCCGCAAAAGGGATGCATAAGGGAACATCCGAAGCCCCGGTACTTTCTGAGAGCGTGCGTGAGCATCGCTCGAAGGTTCTCTCTATGGGGCGAAGGCAAGCGTAAGCGGTTCCCGTTGCAACCTTTTGCGGGAGGATAGTGGTTTGCGTAAACAAAAGATCCACAGAACTCTTTCATGAATTCTGTGGATCTTTCTTCTTTTCTTTATTTACACAATTCGGATTAGTTGTTGATCAGCTTATCTTCGTTGCTCCAGCTGTACAGTTTTCTGATTTCTTCTCCAACCTTTTCAGCCTGATGCTCTGCAGCTTTCTTTCTCATAGCCTTGAAGTGTACCTGACGTCCTGCCGGTGACATATCAAGCAAGAACTCTTTTGCGAAAGTTCCATCCTGGATATCGGACAGGATCTTCTTCATAGCTTTCTTTGTATCTTCTGTAATGATCTTCGGTCCTGTAATGTAATCGCCATACTCAGCAGTATTGGAGATGGAGTATCTCATTCCTGCAAATCCTGACTGATAGATCAGGTCAACGATCAGTTTCATTTCGTGGATACACTCAAAATATGCATTTCTCGGATCATATCCAGCCTCACACAGAGTCTCAAATCCAGCCTGCATCAGAGCACATACACCACCACAAAGAACTGCCTGCTCACCGAAGAGGTCTGTCTCTGTCTCTACTCTGTAGGTTGTCTCAAGAAGTCCAGCTCTTGCTCCACCGATTGCAAGACCATAAGCCAGTGCACGATCCCATGCTTTTCCTGTTGCATCCTGCTCAACAGCAATCAGACACGGTGTTCCTTTTCCTGCTACATACTCACTTCTTACTGTATGTCCCGGTGCCTTTGGTGCGATCATGGTAACATCTACATTTGCCGGAGGTGTGATACATCCGAAGTGAATGTTAAATCCATGAGCAAACATCAGCATGTTTCCTTCTTCCAGGTTTGGCTCGATGTCTTTCTTGTACATATCTGCCTGAAGTTCATCGTTGATCAGGATCATAATGATATCAGCCTGTTTTGCTGCTTCTGCTGCTGTAAACACCTGGAATCCCTGCTCTTCAGCTCTCTTCCAGGATTTGCTTCCTTCATAAAGTCCGATGATAACATCGCATCCGGAATCTTTCAGGTTCAGAGCGTGTGCATGTCCCTGACTTCCGTATCCGATGATTGCGATCTTCTGTCCTTCCAATACAGAAAGATTACAGTCTTCCTGATAAAAAATTCTTGCTGCCATTTTTACATTCCTCCTAAATTGTGTAAATAATTATGTTAAAGACTTTCGTCTCTAGCCTCTGGTTCCTAGAGATAAGTAACATCCTTCAGTCCTCTGGCCAGTCCCGTAATTCCGGTTCTCGCCAGTTCCAGGATCTCATATCCATCCAGAAGATTTAAAAATGCTTCCAACTTGGACTGATTTCCCGTCAGCTCGATCATCAGGCATTCTTTTTCCACATCCACGACTTTCGCACGGAAAATATCCGCCAGTGAAATCACTTCAGCACGATGAGATGCATCAACTCTGACTTTTACGATGATCAACTCGCGGTAAACAGAATCATCATCCTTTAAAAGCTTGATCTCTCTTACATCTTCCAGTTTGCGTACCTGCTTCTCGATCTGGGACAGGATCACCTCGTCTCCTGTCGCAACTACCGTAATTCTGGTAAATCTCGGATCAGCCGTAACACCGGCTGTAATACTGTCGATACTGTATCCTCTTCGGCTGAACAGTCCTGCGATTCGACTCAGGACACCCGGAGTATTATCGACAATCAATGAATAAACTTGCTTTCTCATTCTCTTTCCTACTCACTTTCCAGAAAACAGAGTGCGTTCTGTTTTCTAAATAATATCAACTTCCAACCTGTTTGTCAAGTTGTGATTTTAATATCTTACAGATTAATTTAGCTACGATATCCATCCGGATTATTGGACTGCCATTTCCA
This window of the Mediterraneibacter butyricigenes genome carries:
- the infB gene encoding translation initiation factor IF-2, which translates into the protein MTKIRVHELAKELGMENKVLMDVLKKKEVDVKSHMSTLEDDVVASIRSAYGKKHPAANQETKAEEKQEAPKKKNIVQVFRPQNLKNGSRQGGRPNGQRAQRPGQNQQGQRPTGNQGQNQGQRPAANQGSQNQGQRPAANQGSQNQGQRQTANQNQNQGGQNQQGQRSASGQRNSRPFNNNNNGNRNGQGGGHNDRRPNGDNRNNRFQGNQGGRSDDRRDNRRDNRDNRDNRNRDNRRRDERSSIPAPVVPEQKPSRNKTKDKEKDHKKQERLDDDFVGKSRKGKNQKNQAEIKKPQKQEKKKEETIKQIVIPESLTIQELADKMKVVPSVIVKKLFMQGKMVTVNQEVDYDTAEEIAMEFDVLCEKEEVVDVIEELLKEDEEDESKMVKRPPVVCVMGHVDHGKTSLLDAIRDTNVTDREAGGITQHIGASVVTVNGEKITFLDTPGHEAFTSMRMRGANSTDIAILVVAADDGVMPQTVEAINHAKAAGIEIVVAINKIDKPSANVDRVKQELAEYELIPEDWGGSTIFVPVSAHTKEGIPELMEMLLLTAEMLELKANPNRRARGLVIEAELDKGKGSVATVLVQKGTLRIGDSIAAGSAHGKVRAMMDDKGRRVKEAGPSMPVEILGLNDVPNAGEIFVGCKNEKEARSFSDTFISQNRVKLLDDTKSKMSLDDLFTQIQEGNLKELGIVVKADVQGSVEALKQSLLKLTNDEVVIKIIHGGVGAINESDVILASASNAIIIGFNVRPDATAKEIAEREGVDIRLYRVIYNAIEDVEAAMKGMLDPVFEEKVLGHAEVRQTFKASGVGTIAGAYVQDGVFERSCQVRLVRDGIVVFEGPLASLKRFKDDVKEVKAGYECGFVFENYNDIKEGDQVEAYKMVEVER
- a CDS encoding L7Ae/L30e/S12e/Gadd45 family ribosomal protein, with product MRQDKALSLIGLATKAGKTVSGEFMTEREAKARRAYLVIVAGDASENTKKNFRNMCEYHKVPICFYSDKESLGHAMGKQFRASLAVLDEGFAKGILKNIQEMETSTDRNTIA
- the rnpM gene encoding RNase P modulator RnpM; amino-acid sequence: MSVKKKVPMRKCVGCGEMKNKKEMIRVLKTPEEEFVLDASGKKNGRGAYLCPSGECLERAIKSKGLERSFKQAIPSEVYDELKEEMQTIETR
- the nusA gene encoding transcription termination factor NusA, with protein sequence MNTELMEALKVLEEEKNISKDTMLDAIENSLISACKNHFGTSDNIKITMNRETCDYSVIAEKEVVEEVFDPAIEISLEDAKEIDPKLEMGDIAQIPVESKSFGRIATQNAKNLILQKIREEERKVVYDQYFEKEKDIVTGIVQRYVGKNISINLGRADAMLTEQEQVKTEHFKPTERIKLYVVEVKNTPKGPKILVSRTHPELVKRLFEAEVTEVKEGIVEIKSIAREAGSRTKIAVASNDENVDPVGACVGLNGARVNAIVDELRGEKIDIINWSDNPALLIENALSPAKVISVMADPDEKMASVIVPDYQLSLAIGKEGQNARLAARLTGYKIDIKSETQAIESGELPEDYMEQMQMMEEGYEDGYEEEYPAENYTDEEVSQDAVEFQEVEE
- the rimP gene encoding ribosome maturation factor RimP, which codes for MARREEYEQKTETLLEPIITRLGFELVDVEYVKEGGQWYLRAYIDKPGGITVDDCEAVSREFSDILDEKDYIEDSYIFEVSSPGLGRPLKKEKDFKRSLGEEVEVRTYRAIDHQKEFIGILDGYDKDTVTIAYEDGEKQTFEKKEIALIRLAFDF
- a CDS encoding DNA gyrase/topoisomerase IV subunit A, giving the protein MSESQIIRTEYSDVMKKSYIDYAMSVIIARALPDVRDGLKPVQRRTLYDMHELGIRYDRPYRKCARIVGDTMGKYHPHGDSSIYEALVVMAQDFKKGMVLVDGHGNFGSIEGDGAAAMRYTEARLAKLTQEVYLADLDKNVVDFGPNFDETEKEPLVLPVRIPNLLVNGAEGIAVGMATSIPTHNLGEVVDAVKAYMMDNEITTKGLMKYIKGPDFPTGGIVVNKDDLAHIYENGQGKIKLRGKVEVEELKGGKKQLVISEIPYTMIGSGIGKFLNDVYHLVETKLTSDITDISNQSSKEGIRIVLELKKGADVENLENMLYKKTRLEDTFGVNMLAVANGRPETLSLKQIIEHHVDFQFELSTRKYRTLLAKEQEKKEVQEGLIKACNVIDLIIEILRGSKNVKDAKACLIRGETENIQFKSKISKKMAAMLRFTERQATAILEMRLYRLIGLEIEALEREHEQTLKNIARYEDLLNNYDSMAELIMSELDEIKKNYGRKRRTKVENAEEAVFEEKKIEEQEVVFLMDRFGYARTVDPSVYERNKEAADQENKYIVHCLNTGKICMFTDTGKMHQVKVLDLPYGRFRDKGTPIDNVSNYDSTEEQIVYICDGEQLRYAKLLFATRQGMIKKVEGSEFLVSKRTIVATKLQDEDALIGVWLVTEGQQAVLRTKGGYFLRFAADDIPQKKKGAVGVRGIRLQKKDELEEVYLFTEGTETKVKVGEREVTLNRLKQAKRDGVGTKSR